From the Dehalococcoidia bacterium genome, one window contains:
- a CDS encoding cytochrome c oxidase subunit 3: protein MEHPTSTGVNHRKLLMWTFLGSECLFFGSLISTYLVNKGKSLVGPYPHELFDIPFTSVSTFALLMSSLMMVLAYAAIQKGNQRGVRTWLLATAFMGLVFLGGQFFEFASFVREGLTLQTNLFGASFFLLTGFHGVHVTIGVIWLLSLWVVAIRGGLTREKSLNVDLAALYWHFVDVVWIIIFTVVYLIP from the coding sequence ATGGAACACCCGACGAGCACAGGCGTCAACCACAGGAAGCTCCTCATGTGGACGTTCCTGGGGTCGGAGTGCCTGTTCTTCGGCTCGCTGATCTCGACCTACCTGGTCAACAAGGGCAAGAGCCTAGTGGGGCCGTATCCCCACGAGCTGTTCGACATCCCGTTTACCTCCGTGAGCACCTTCGCCCTGCTCATGAGCAGCCTGATGATGGTGCTGGCGTACGCCGCCATCCAGAAGGGCAACCAGCGGGGTGTCCGTACTTGGCTTCTCGCGACAGCCTTCATGGGCCTCGTCTTCCTTGGAGGCCAGTTCTTCGAGTTCGCCTCATTCGTCCGCGAGGGCCTGACGCTTCAGACAAATCTCTTCGGCGCTTCTTTCTTCTTGCTGACAGGCTTCCACGGCGTCCACGTGACCATTGGCGTCATCTGGCTGCTTTCCCTGTGGGTAGTCGCAATACGCGGCGGGTTGACCAGGGAGAAGAGCCTGAACGTGGACCTGGCCGCTCTGTACTGGCACTTTGTGGACGTTGTCTGGATCATCATCTTCACAGTGGTCTATCTGATTCCGTAG
- a CDS encoding cytochrome C oxidase subunit IV family protein, with protein MESKAQGLPAHTDTSEHKHPGPGKYILVGAALVMLTVTEVAVYYIASLRGVLVPLLLALSATKFSLVVLFYMHLKFDSRLFSGLFFGGLALACVLMLSLLLLFRVFVGG; from the coding sequence ATGGAAAGCAAGGCGCAAGGACTCCCCGCTCATACCGACACATCGGAGCACAAGCACCCCGGCCCGGGCAAATACATCCTGGTGGGGGCGGCGCTGGTCATGCTCACGGTCACGGAAGTGGCCGTGTATTACATCGCGTCGCTGCGGGGCGTCCTGGTCCCGCTGCTCCTGGCGCTCTCCGCGACCAAGTTCTCCCTTGTCGTTCTCTTCTACATGCACCTCAAGTTCGACAGCCGCCTTTTCTCAGGGCTGTTCTTCGGCGGGCTGGCGCTCGCCTGCGTCTTGATGCTCTCGTTGTTGCTCCTCTTCCGAGTCTTCGTCGGCGGCTAG
- a CDS encoding cytochrome c oxidase assembly protein — protein sequence MVAAQVATPADVLGIWSWDPGVLIGLVLAAVLYAVGLGRSARGRLGLFPWWRPAFFYAGLLVIAVALVSPLDALAHELFSAHMVQHVLLSTVAPPLVLLGAPFLPLLRGLPRALRRRVVAPLAHNAMVRRTLTAVTQPLAAWLLYTGLFWAWHVPVLYDLAVRHTAVHILQHMVFFGTVLLFWWNVVDPIPLRAHLRHPVRILYLFVTTIPNSALSAYLALSTTPWFASYLDTTRVWGLAPLEDQSLGGLIMWVPGGLLYLLAISGVFFSMPEARDERAREQGA from the coding sequence ATGGTAGCGGCGCAAGTGGCGACTCCCGCCGATGTGCTGGGCATCTGGTCCTGGGACCCGGGCGTCCTGATCGGTCTCGTCCTCGCCGCCGTCCTGTACGCCGTCGGGCTGGGGCGCAGCGCCAGAGGCCGCCTCGGCCTTTTCCCGTGGTGGCGTCCCGCCTTCTTCTACGCAGGCCTGCTGGTCATCGCCGTCGCGCTGGTCTCCCCCCTGGACGCGCTGGCGCACGAGCTGTTCTCAGCCCACATGGTCCAGCACGTACTCCTCTCCACGGTGGCTCCGCCGCTGGTCCTTCTGGGCGCGCCCTTCCTGCCGCTCCTCCGCGGGCTGCCCCGCGCGCTCCGCCGGCGCGTCGTTGCGCCCCTGGCTCACAACGCGATGGTGCGGCGCACCCTGACCGCCGTCACGCAGCCCCTGGCGGCGTGGCTGTTGTACACAGGACTCTTCTGGGCGTGGCACGTCCCCGTGCTGTATGACCTGGCGGTGCGGCATACGGCTGTGCACATCCTGCAACACATGGTCTTCTTCGGAACGGTCCTGCTGTTCTGGTGGAACGTCGTGGACCCCATCCCGCTGCGCGCGCACCTGCGCCATCCGGTGCGCATCCTGTACCTTTTCGTCACCACCATCCCCAACTCGGCCCTCTCCGCGTACCTGGCCCTGTCCACCACCCCGTGGTTTGCTTCGTATTTGGACACAACGCGCGTTTGGGGCCTGGCGCCCCTGGAAGACCAGAGCCTGGGCGGCCTCATCATGTGGGTGCCCGGCGGCCTGCTGTACCTGCTGGCCATCTCCGGCGTGTTCTTCAGCATGCCGGAGGCGCGGGACGAGCGCGCGCGGGAGCAGGGCGCCTGA